One Rhodoferax ferrireducens T118 DNA segment encodes these proteins:
- the cas4 gene encoding CRISPR-associated protein Cas4 encodes MDEPEKIPLSALQHWRYCPRQCGLIHLEQVFDDNVHTLRGQAVHAKVDQPGVETAKGVRVERALPLWHDELGLVGKSDVVEFLAGGVPYPVEYKHGSRNKAADIAACDDLQLAAQGMCLQAMTGKTVNEGALYYATSKRRRVVAITEQLRADVAQTADAIRQMLASGELPPPLVGEQATKRCKACSLLERCQPQATHAGLIAARSALFDPDA; translated from the coding sequence GTGGACGAGCCTGAAAAGATCCCCCTGTCTGCACTGCAGCACTGGCGTTATTGCCCGCGCCAGTGCGGCCTGATTCACCTGGAGCAGGTGTTTGACGACAACGTCCACACCCTGCGTGGCCAGGCGGTGCATGCCAAGGTAGACCAGCCCGGCGTCGAAACGGCCAAAGGCGTTCGCGTGGAGCGCGCTTTGCCTCTGTGGCATGACGAGTTGGGTCTGGTGGGCAAGTCAGACGTTGTGGAATTTTTGGCTGGCGGCGTGCCCTACCCGGTGGAATACAAACATGGCAGTCGCAACAAGGCCGCTGACATTGCCGCATGTGACGATTTGCAGTTGGCAGCCCAAGGCATGTGCCTGCAAGCCATGACGGGCAAGACTGTGAACGAGGGCGCCCTCTACTACGCCACTTCCAAACGTCGGCGCGTGGTCGCTATCACTGAACAATTGCGCGCTGACGTGGCGCAAACTGCTGACGCCATCCGCCAAATGCTGGCCAGCGGTGAGCTGCCCCCGCCCCTAGTGGGCGAGCAGGCGACCAAGCGCTGCAAAGCTTGTTCGCTGCTGGAGCGCTGCCAGCCGCAGGCCACACACGCGGGGCTGATCGCCGCTCGGTCTGCGCTGTTTGACCCCGATGCCTAA
- the cas1c gene encoding type I-C CRISPR-associated endonuclease Cas1c, which produces MQLLNTLYVTTADTYLRLDNDTLRVEVEQETRLRVPLHHLSAVVCFGHTGLSAPLMHRLAEGGIALVLLDDNGRFKARLEGAVTGNVLLRQAQFGRVADPAFTLDMARACVAGKIKNTRQVLQRGAREAKSEDEAQVLTRLADDLAASLRALTEATSLDVLRGIEGEAARQYFIGLNLLVRPESRAVFQMDGRTRRPPRDRFNAMLSFLYSMWMNDCRSALEAAGLDPQVGFLHALRPGRAALALDLMEEFRPWADRLALTLINRGQLTADDFVLREGGGVLLEPDARKAVVVAYQERKRDEINHPLLAQSVPLGLVPLVQARLMARALRDDGAPYVPFVAK; this is translated from the coding sequence ATGCAACTCCTCAACACCCTCTACGTCACCACGGCGGACACTTATCTGCGTCTGGACAACGACACCCTGCGCGTGGAGGTGGAGCAAGAAACCAGGCTACGTGTGCCACTGCACCACTTGAGCGCAGTGGTGTGTTTCGGTCACACGGGTTTGTCGGCACCGCTCATGCACCGCCTGGCTGAAGGCGGCATTGCGCTGGTGTTGCTGGATGACAATGGGCGTTTCAAAGCAAGGTTAGAGGGCGCAGTCACAGGCAATGTTCTGCTGCGCCAAGCTCAGTTTGGGCGTGTGGCAGACCCCGCGTTTACGCTGGACATGGCACGCGCCTGTGTGGCGGGCAAGATCAAAAACACCCGGCAGGTGTTGCAACGCGGTGCCCGCGAAGCCAAGTCAGAAGACGAAGCCCAGGTATTAACCCGCCTGGCCGACGACCTGGCTGCCAGTTTGCGCGCGCTCACCGAGGCCACCAGTCTGGACGTCTTGCGGGGCATAGAGGGTGAGGCCGCGCGGCAGTATTTCATTGGCCTCAATTTGCTGGTGCGCCCTGAGTCGCGCGCGGTCTTCCAGATGGATGGGCGCACGCGTCGCCCGCCGCGTGACCGCTTCAATGCCATGTTGTCATTCTTGTATTCCATGTGGATGAACGACTGCCGTAGCGCGCTGGAGGCAGCCGGGCTGGACCCGCAAGTGGGTTTTTTGCATGCCTTGCGACCGGGCCGCGCTGCACTGGCGCTGGATTTGATGGAAGAGTTTCGCCCCTGGGCTGATCGCTTGGCCCTGACGCTCATCAACCGAGGTCAGTTGACTGCTGATGATTTTGTTTTGCGTGAAGGCGGTGGCGTGTTACTGGAGCCGGATGCGCGCAAGGCGGTGGTGGTGGCGTATCAAGAACGCAAGCGCGACGAGATCAATCACCCGCTGCTGGCGCAGTCTGTCCCCTTGGGCCTGGTGCCGCTGGTGCAGGCACGCTTGATGGCGCGCGCTTTGCGCGATGACGGTGCACCGTATGTGCCGTTTGTGGCCAAGTAG
- the cas2 gene encoding CRISPR-associated endonuclease Cas2 codes for MLVLVCYDVSTETRAGRRRLRRVAKVCESTGQRVQKSVFECQLDVAQFEALERELLAEIDAQQDCLRLYRIPGTRGFEVLEHGAFKAVDFDGPLVL; via the coding sequence ATGCTGGTACTAGTTTGCTACGACGTGAGTACCGAAACCAGGGCCGGACGGCGGCGCTTGCGAAGGGTTGCCAAAGTTTGCGAAAGTACCGGGCAGCGGGTACAGAAATCGGTTTTTGAGTGCCAGTTGGACGTTGCTCAATTTGAAGCACTTGAGCGGGAATTGCTCGCAGAGATCGACGCGCAGCAAGACTGCTTGCGCCTGTACCGCATACCCGGTACCCGCGGGTTTGAAGTTCTTGAGCACGGCGCCTTCAAGGCGGTGGATTTTGATGGGCCGCTGGTGCTTTGA
- a CDS encoding rhodanese-like domain-containing protein → MKPTLGKSLLASALLALAAAASAGLPAVNVKQAAALQSSGALLLDVREADEYAQGHAPGSTLIPLGQLAQRLKEIAPFKNQRVVLICRSGRRSAQATALLETAGFSAASNIEGGMLAWQQAGLPVLTGAASR, encoded by the coding sequence ATGAAACCAACTTTAGGCAAGTCCCTGCTGGCGAGCGCCTTGCTGGCGCTGGCCGCTGCCGCCAGCGCAGGTCTGCCGGCCGTCAATGTCAAACAAGCCGCCGCGCTGCAAAGCAGCGGTGCACTGCTGCTCGACGTGCGCGAAGCCGATGAATACGCGCAGGGTCATGCGCCCGGCAGCACGCTGATCCCGCTGGGCCAGCTGGCGCAACGGCTGAAAGAAATCGCGCCCTTCAAGAACCAGCGGGTGGTGCTGATTTGCCGCTCCGGCCGGCGCTCGGCGCAGGCCACCGCGCTGCTTGAGACGGCAGGCTTCAGCGCTGCCTCCAACATTGAGGGCGGCATGCTGGCCTGGCAACAAGCCGGTTTGCCGGTGCTCACGGGTGCCGCTTCGCGCTAA
- a CDS encoding ABC-type transport auxiliary lipoprotein family protein: MKNATHSIASRAYSTEARALFLVVFLALTGCALTRPTARPAVYDFGPGRLSSAPAPQAGQVAASALAPLVLDEVQASSALDGSAVLYRLAYTNAQQLRPYAQARWSMPPAQLVRQRLREQLGQDRALLEPGAVVSAARLSTPGALAGVTPITLRLELEEFSQLFEAPGSSVGLLRLRATLTQASPSGAGLLAQRIIVVQRPAPSADAVGGVQALRLATDAAAQELAQWLQQLGH, encoded by the coding sequence ATGAAAAACGCTACACATTCAATAGCTTCTCGCGCTTATTCCACGGAGGCTAGAGCCCTATTTCTTGTGGTTTTTTTGGCGCTCACCGGCTGTGCACTGACGCGCCCCACGGCGCGCCCGGCGGTGTATGACTTTGGGCCCGGCCGTCTGAGCAGCGCGCCAGCGCCCCAGGCGGGTCAGGTCGCAGCGTCCGCCCTGGCGCCGCTGGTCCTGGACGAGGTGCAGGCCAGCAGCGCGCTCGACGGCAGCGCCGTGCTGTACCGGCTGGCTTATACCAACGCGCAGCAACTGCGGCCCTACGCGCAGGCGCGCTGGAGCATGCCGCCGGCCCAGTTGGTGCGCCAGCGTCTGCGTGAGCAGCTGGGGCAAGACCGCGCGCTGCTGGAGCCGGGCGCCGTCGTCAGCGCGGCCAGGCTGTCAACGCCGGGCGCGTTGGCCGGCGTGACCCCGATCACCCTGCGCCTGGAGTTGGAAGAATTCAGCCAACTGTTTGAGGCGCCCGGCTCAAGCGTGGGCCTGCTGCGCCTGCGCGCCACGCTCACGCAGGCCAGCCCCAGCGGGGCAGGCTTGCTGGCGCAGCGCATCATCGTGGTACAGCGTCCGGCCCCCAGCGCCGATGCTGTCGGCGGTGTGCAGGCCCTGCGGCTTGCCACCGACGCGGCGGCGCAGGAGTTGGCACAGTGGTTGCAGCAGTTGGGTCATTAG
- a CDS encoding MlaD family protein — protein sequence MENKSHALAAGAFVLVLLALLVALALWLTRDTQSQRIYELSSAQAVTGLQPQATVRFKGVNVGKVSAIGFDPLQPGNVLIRIAVDDKAPITQSTFATLGFQGVTGLAFIQLDDSGSSKVALRADVQPPARIPMRPGLLAELSERGLRILGQLDETTQRVNKLLGDDNQKTVIGAIDNIGQAARGLQQFSDRTGQLLDPLVKDTTATLKIMQATSVRVGDSADEARASARAFRTVTERMNRPGGTLDQLSQGAGTLAASAQTLNTLTLPHLNHALGDTARMTRQVGRAAANVSDNPQSLLLGNGPVAPGPGEPGFAATPGQP from the coding sequence ATGGAAAACAAATCACATGCCCTGGCCGCTGGCGCCTTTGTGCTGGTGCTGCTGGCCTTGCTGGTCGCCCTGGCGCTCTGGCTGACCCGTGACACGCAGTCGCAGCGGATCTATGAACTCTCCAGCGCACAGGCTGTGACCGGCTTGCAGCCGCAAGCCACGGTGCGCTTCAAAGGCGTGAACGTGGGCAAGGTCAGCGCCATTGGCTTTGATCCGCTCCAGCCCGGCAACGTGCTGATCCGCATCGCCGTGGATGACAAGGCGCCGATCACCCAGTCCACCTTTGCCACCCTGGGTTTTCAGGGCGTCACCGGGCTGGCTTTCATCCAGCTCGACGACAGCGGCAGCTCCAAAGTCGCGCTGCGCGCCGACGTGCAGCCGCCGGCGCGCATTCCGATGCGCCCCGGCCTGTTGGCCGAACTGTCCGAGCGCGGCCTGCGCATCCTGGGGCAACTGGACGAAACCACGCAGCGCGTCAACAAGCTGCTGGGCGACGACAACCAAAAGACCGTGATCGGCGCGATCGACAACATCGGTCAGGCGGCGCGCGGCCTGCAGCAGTTTTCAGACCGCACCGGGCAATTGCTGGACCCCCTGGTGAAAGACACCACCGCCACGCTCAAAATCATGCAGGCCACGTCGGTTCGGGTCGGCGACAGCGCCGACGAGGCCCGCGCCTCGGCCCGCGCCTTCAGAACCGTCACCGAGCGCATGAACCGGCCCGGCGGCACGCTCGACCAGCTCAGCCAGGGGGCCGGCACGCTGGCTGCCAGCGCCCAAACCCTCAATACCTTGACGCTGCCGCACCTCAATCATGCGCTGGGCGACACCGCCCGCATGACGCGCCAGGTCGGGCGGGCGGCCGCCAACGTCAGCGACAACCCGCAGTCCCTGCTCTTGGGCAATGGGCCGGTGGCGCCCGGCCCGGGCGAACCCGGCTTTGCTGCAACCCCAGGTCAACCATGA
- a CDS encoding ABC transporter ATP-binding protein, producing MSASGPVAAAAPAVVEIDQLWSVFHTAGRDAVVHQDLNLRIVAGEFMSIVGGSGSGKTVLLRQILGLERPARGSVTVLDQPAAQLGSEGAASRVGMLFQHGALFSAFTVLENIGFALRELGTFPAALIRDVAMVKLQMVGLEPAQAHKMPADLSGGMVKRVALARALVMDPPLLLLDEPTSGLDPDSADGFVALLRSLHRELGLTVVMVTHDLDTLFELSTRIAVVAEKRIIACGTPTEVMAHDHPFIHDFFLGARGQRAAAVLRQAPVTE from the coding sequence ATGAGCGCCAGCGGGCCAGTTGCCGCAGCCGCCCCGGCCGTGGTCGAGATCGACCAACTTTGGTCGGTGTTCCATACCGCCGGTCGCGACGCCGTGGTGCACCAGGACCTGAACCTGCGCATCGTCGCCGGTGAGTTCATGAGCATTGTCGGCGGCTCCGGCAGCGGCAAGACCGTGCTGCTGCGCCAGATACTGGGGCTGGAGCGGCCCGCCCGTGGCAGCGTCACGGTGCTGGATCAACCGGCGGCGCAACTCGGCTCCGAGGGCGCGGCCAGCCGCGTCGGCATGTTGTTCCAGCATGGCGCCTTGTTTTCGGCCTTCACGGTGCTGGAGAACATCGGTTTCGCGCTGCGCGAACTCGGCACCTTCCCGGCGGCGCTGATTCGCGACGTCGCGATGGTCAAGCTGCAGATGGTTGGTCTGGAGCCGGCGCAGGCGCACAAGATGCCAGCGGACCTGTCGGGCGGCATGGTCAAGCGGGTGGCGCTGGCGCGCGCGCTGGTGATGGACCCGCCGCTGTTGCTGCTCGACGAGCCCACCTCCGGTCTGGACCCCGACAGTGCCGACGGCTTTGTCGCGCTGCTGCGCTCGCTGCACCGTGAGCTCGGGCTGACGGTGGTGATGGTGACGCACGACCTGGACACCCTGTTCGAGCTCAGCACCCGCATTGCCGTGGTGGCTGAAAAACGCATCATTGCCTGCGGCACGCCGACGGAGGTGATGGCGCATGATCATCCGTTTATTCACGACTTCTTTCTGGGCGCGCGCGGCCAGCGGGCTGCGGCCGTGTTGCGTCAAGCCCCGGTTACCGAGTAA
- a CDS encoding MlaE family ABC transporter permease, which produces MTPEAPRIERIGAPAGTGWRLSGDWSAARLAEPANWASLQSGLALGAAGAALEVSWDLRDLQRLDHTGAQVLWNAWGRQWPRQLLIEPAQRAMLSRVEQYALPPPVARRTSAWQLFLALGALVWLLIDHLRDATRLLGQLLLDTLRLLRAPAKGPWRDVSGHLFSIGATALPITALLGFLIGVVLAYLMSLQLRQFGADSFIVNILGLSVIRELGPVLAAILIAGRSGSTITAQIGVMRVTEELDAMRVMGIAKGYRLVLPRAIAMALAMPLLTVWTSLAALLGGMLAADLTMGVTPAYFFAALPRAVEVSNLTLAMGKSVVFGLLIALIGCHYGLRVKPNTESLGQGTTASVVTSIAMVILVDAVFALVFKDIGI; this is translated from the coding sequence ATGACGCCAGAGGCCCCCCGTATCGAGCGCATCGGCGCGCCCGCTGGCACTGGCTGGCGGCTGTCGGGGGATTGGTCGGCCGCGCGCCTGGCCGAACCGGCCAACTGGGCCAGCTTGCAGTCCGGCCTGGCCTTGGGTGCGGCGGGCGCGGCGCTTGAGGTCAGCTGGGATCTGCGCGACCTGCAGCGGCTGGATCACACCGGTGCCCAGGTGTTGTGGAACGCCTGGGGCCGCCAATGGCCCCGTCAACTTTTGATCGAGCCCGCGCAGCGCGCCATGTTGAGCCGCGTCGAACAGTACGCGTTGCCGCCGCCGGTGGCGCGGCGCACCAGCGCCTGGCAACTGTTTCTGGCGCTCGGCGCCCTGGTCTGGCTGCTGATTGACCATCTCAGGGATGCAACCCGGCTGCTGGGCCAGCTGCTGCTTGACACCCTGCGACTGCTGCGTGCGCCCGCCAAGGGGCCCTGGCGCGATGTGTCGGGCCACCTGTTCAGCATCGGCGCCACCGCGCTGCCCATTACCGCGCTGCTGGGTTTTTTGATTGGTGTGGTGCTGGCGTATTTGATGTCGCTGCAGCTGCGCCAGTTTGGCGCCGACAGCTTCATTGTCAATATTTTGGGCTTGTCGGTGATCCGCGAGCTCGGGCCGGTGCTGGCGGCCATTTTGATTGCCGGGCGCTCGGGCTCGACCATCACGGCGCAAATTGGCGTGATGCGGGTCACCGAAGAGTTGGATGCCATGCGCGTGATGGGCATTGCCAAAGGCTACCGGCTGGTGTTGCCGCGCGCCATCGCCATGGCGCTGGCGATGCCGCTGCTCACGGTCTGGACCTCGCTGGCGGCCCTGCTCGGCGGCATGCTGGCCGCCGACCTGACCATGGGCGTGACGCCTGCGTATTTTTTTGCCGCCTTGCCGCGCGCGGTCGAAGTCTCCAACCTGACACTGGCGATGGGTAAATCGGTCGTGTTTGGCCTGCTCATCGCCCTGATCGGCTGCCACTACGGCTTGCGCGTCAAGCCCAACACCGAGAGCCTGGGCCAGGGCACCACCGCCTCGGTGGTGACCTCGATTGCCATGGTGATTCTGGTCGACGCGGTGTTTGCGCTGGTGTTCAAGGACATCGGCATATGA
- a CDS encoding GMC family oxidoreductase, with protein sequence MNTTFDYIIVGAGTAGCLLANRLSKDPAKRVLLIEAGGKDDYPWIHIPVGYLHCIGNPRTDWLFQTEPETGLNGRALRYPRGKTLGGCSSINGMIYMRGQAHNYDQWASLTGDPAWSWQNSLSDFMAHESHYKLDSYSSPVDGGQSAKKLEDFKNFHGANGEWRVEKQRLRWDILDAFAQAAQQAGIAPTEDFNAGSNEGVGYFEVNQKKGWRWSTAKAFLRPTCMNRPNFELWTSAQVVKLQLQTQLDGSLRCSGVQVWMGGEMVNATATGEVILSAGSIGSPQILQLSGIGPAALLQRHGIAVQVDAPGVGANLQDHLQIRTVFKVTGVKTLNTQANSLWGKAMIGLEYALKRSGPMSMAPSQLGAFTRSDASQPYPNIEYHVQPLSLDAFGEPLHHFNAFTASVCNLQPSSRGTVQIQSPRFDAAPAIAPHYLSTEADRQVAADSLRLTRAIVAQPALAKYQPQEFKPGVQFQTDEELARLAGDIATTIFHPVGTTKMGAADDPLAVLDSHLRVRGGNGGLVAGLRVVDAGVMPVITSGNTNSPTLMIAEKAARWIIEDSTRRREG encoded by the coding sequence ATGAACACCACTTTTGACTACATCATCGTCGGCGCCGGCACCGCAGGCTGCCTGCTGGCCAACCGGCTTTCCAAGGACCCGGCCAAGCGCGTGCTGCTGATCGAGGCCGGCGGCAAGGACGACTACCCCTGGATTCATATCCCGGTGGGCTACCTGCATTGCATTGGCAACCCGCGCACCGACTGGCTGTTTCAGACCGAGCCCGAGACGGGTCTCAATGGCCGCGCCTTGCGCTACCCGCGCGGCAAGACGCTGGGCGGCTGCAGCAGCATCAACGGCATGATTTACATGCGCGGCCAGGCGCACAACTATGACCAGTGGGCGAGCCTCACGGGTGACCCGGCCTGGTCCTGGCAAAACAGCTTGAGCGACTTCATGGCGCACGAGAGTCACTACAAATTGGATAGCTACTCAAGTCCTGTGGACGGGGGCCAGAGCGCTAAAAAGCTTGAGGATTTCAAGAACTTCCATGGCGCAAACGGCGAGTGGCGGGTCGAAAAACAACGCCTGCGCTGGGACATCCTGGACGCCTTTGCCCAGGCCGCGCAGCAGGCCGGCATCGCGCCGACCGAGGACTTCAACGCCGGGTCCAACGAGGGTGTCGGTTACTTTGAGGTTAATCAGAAAAAGGGCTGGCGCTGGAGCACGGCGAAGGCTTTTTTGCGTCCCACCTGCATGAATCGGCCCAATTTTGAACTCTGGACCTCGGCGCAAGTGGTCAAGCTGCAACTGCAAACCCAGCTTGATGGCAGCCTGCGCTGCAGCGGTGTGCAGGTGTGGATGGGCGGCGAGATGGTCAACGCCACGGCGACCGGCGAGGTCATCCTGAGTGCCGGCAGCATCGGCTCGCCGCAGATTTTGCAGCTCTCGGGCATTGGCCCGGCCGCGCTCTTGCAGCGGCATGGCATTGCGGTGCAGGTGGACGCGCCGGGAGTGGGCGCGAACTTGCAGGATCACTTGCAGATTCGCACCGTGTTCAAGGTGACGGGCGTCAAAACCCTCAACACACAGGCCAACTCGCTGTGGGGCAAGGCCATGATCGGCCTGGAGTACGCGCTCAAGCGCAGTGGCCCGATGAGCATGGCGCCGAGCCAGTTGGGCGCCTTTACCCGCAGCGATGCCAGCCAGCCCTACCCCAACATCGAGTACCACGTGCAGCCGCTCAGCCTGGACGCTTTTGGCGAGCCGCTGCACCACTTCAACGCCTTCACCGCCAGCGTGTGCAACCTGCAGCCCAGCAGCCGCGGCACGGTGCAGATCCAGAGCCCCCGCTTTGATGCGGCGCCGGCGATTGCGCCGCACTACCTGAGCACCGAGGCCGACCGCCAGGTGGCGGCGGATTCACTTCGCCTGACGCGCGCCATCGTGGCGCAGCCGGCGCTGGCCAAGTACCAGCCGCAAGAGTTCAAGCCGGGCGTTCAGTTTCAGACCGACGAGGAACTGGCGCGCCTGGCCGGCGATATTGCCACCACCATTTTTCACCCGGTCGGCACCACCAAAATGGGGGCGGCCGACGACCCGCTGGCGGTGCTGGATTCACACTTGCGGGTGCGTGGCGGGAATGGCGGCCTGGTGGCGGGCTTGCGCGTGGTCGACGCTGGCGTGATGCCGGTCATCACCAGCGGCAACACCAACTCACCCACTTTGATGATTGCGGAAAAGGCGGCGCGCTGGATAATTGAGGATTCAACCCGCCGGAGAGAAGGGTAA
- a CDS encoding TSUP family transporter — protein MELFVVSLASLLAGFVDSIVGGGGLILVPALFVTFPNTHPATLFGTGKGASVWGTGFATWQFSRRVEMRWAALLPAAAAGFIAAFAGAWLVTVVSPDFLRRLLPGVLLAVLIYTVLRKELGRTHAPLFSGGKEACLAASIGAVIGFYDGFFGPGAGSFLVFLFVRVMGYDFLSASAAAKLINTATNTAALILFVAKGHIWWHFVLAMALANVAGSLLGTRLALKHGTGFVRAFFIVVVSALILKTGYDAFLR, from the coding sequence ATGGAATTGTTCGTTGTCTCGCTCGCCTCGCTGCTGGCCGGTTTTGTGGATTCAATTGTGGGCGGCGGTGGCCTGATTCTGGTGCCGGCCCTGTTTGTCACCTTCCCCAACACCCATCCAGCCACCCTGTTTGGCACCGGCAAAGGCGCGTCGGTCTGGGGCACGGGCTTTGCCACCTGGCAATTCAGCCGCCGGGTCGAGATGCGCTGGGCCGCGCTGCTGCCCGCCGCCGCCGCCGGTTTTATCGCGGCCTTCGCCGGCGCCTGGCTGGTGACCGTGGTATCGCCTGATTTTTTGCGCAGGCTGCTGCCCGGCGTGTTGCTGGCGGTGCTGATCTACACGGTGCTCAGAAAAGAGCTGGGGCGCACCCATGCGCCGCTGTTCTCGGGCGGCAAAGAGGCATGTCTGGCGGCGTCCATCGGTGCCGTGATCGGTTTTTACGACGGGTTTTTTGGCCCCGGCGCCGGCAGTTTTCTGGTCTTTTTGTTTGTGCGCGTGATGGGCTACGATTTTCTGAGCGCCTCGGCCGCCGCCAAGCTGATCAACACCGCCACCAACACGGCGGCGCTGATTCTGTTCGTCGCCAAGGGCCATATCTGGTGGCACTTTGTGCTCGCCATGGCGCTGGCCAACGTGGCGGGCAGCCTGCTCGGCACGCGCCTGGCACTCAAGCACGGCACCGGCTTTGTGCGCGCATTCTTCATCGTGGTCGTGAGCGCGCTGATCCTGAAAACCGGCTATGACGCCTTCTTGCGCTGA
- the mrdA gene encoding penicillin-binding protein 2 has protein sequence MTELRNVEADLSRFRARVLVAGIAVVVCFLLVLSRLVYLQVVRHDDLLEQAESNRTAIVPVVPNRGLILDRNGIVLASNYSAYTLEVTPSKVTDLEQTIDALSQVVEISQRDRRRFKKLREESKSFESLPLRTRLSDEEVAKFAGQHYRFPGVEIKARLFRSYPYGELASHVIGYIGRINQTEKEKLDDSDDAANYRGTDYIGKLGVEQSFEAQLHGITGVDSMETSAGGRAMRRLASNPATPGNTVKLALDIKLQHMVEELFGERRGALVALDPKTGEILAFVSKPTFDPNLFVEGIDQESWQALNESIDKPLLNRALRGTYPPGSTYKPFMALAALETGKRTPEQTIFDPGYFMFGGHRFRDDKEGGHGNVDMYHSIVASCDTYYYMLANDLGVDTIHDQLQRFGFGELTGIDIFGEVRGLLPSTAWKRKAYKKPEQQKWYAGETISLGIGQGYNNFTMLQLASAVGTLANNGVKMKPHLVKEVMDIITHAPTTTEHESVGEVIAKAANIAVIKHAMVGVNLEGTSSASFRGAPYTSGGKTGTAQVVQIKANEKYVASKMEERFRDHALFTAFAPAEDPKIALAIIVENAGFGAKYSAPIARRVIDYWLLNQYPSLEDIEAVKKGMAPAPIGKPRTVAELPWPPGAPVAPVAPASAASAPAKTASAASPGR, from the coding sequence ATGACCGAACTGCGCAACGTCGAGGCGGATCTGTCGCGCTTTCGGGCGCGGGTGCTGGTGGCCGGCATCGCGGTCGTGGTGTGCTTTTTGCTGGTGCTGTCGCGGCTGGTGTACCTGCAGGTGGTGCGCCACGACGACCTGCTGGAGCAGGCCGAAAGCAACCGCACCGCGATTGTGCCGGTGGTGCCGAACCGGGGCCTGATCCTCGACCGCAACGGCATTGTGCTGGCCAGCAACTACTCGGCCTACACGCTGGAAGTGACCCCCTCCAAAGTGACCGATCTGGAGCAGACGATCGACGCCCTGTCGCAGGTGGTCGAGATATCGCAGCGTGACCGGCGTCGTTTCAAGAAGCTGCGTGAAGAGTCCAAGAGTTTTGAGTCGCTGCCGCTGCGCACCCGCCTGAGTGATGAAGAGGTCGCCAAATTTGCGGGGCAGCACTATCGTTTTCCGGGTGTCGAGATCAAGGCCCGGCTGTTTCGCAGCTACCCCTATGGCGAGCTGGCCAGCCACGTCATCGGCTACATCGGGCGCATCAACCAGACCGAAAAGGAAAAGCTCGACGACTCCGACGATGCCGCCAACTACCGGGGTACCGATTACATCGGCAAGCTCGGTGTGGAGCAGAGCTTTGAGGCCCAGTTGCACGGCATCACCGGTGTCGACTCGATGGAGACCTCGGCCGGCGGGCGCGCCATGCGCCGACTCGCCAGCAACCCGGCCACCCCTGGCAACACCGTCAAGCTGGCGCTTGACATCAAGCTGCAACACATGGTGGAAGAGCTGTTTGGCGAACGCCGCGGCGCGCTGGTGGCGCTGGACCCCAAGACCGGTGAAATACTGGCCTTTGTCAGCAAGCCCACTTTTGACCCGAATCTGTTTGTCGAAGGCATTGACCAGGAAAGCTGGCAAGCGCTCAACGAGTCCATCGACAAGCCGTTGCTGAACCGCGCGTTGCGCGGCACCTACCCGCCCGGTTCCACCTACAAGCCCTTCATGGCGTTGGCAGCGCTGGAGACCGGCAAACGCACGCCCGAGCAGACCATCTTCGACCCCGGCTACTTCATGTTTGGCGGGCATCGCTTTCGCGACGACAAAGAGGGTGGCCACGGCAATGTCGACATGTACCACTCGATCGTGGCGTCGTGCGACACCTATTACTACATGCTGGCTAACGACCTGGGGGTGGACACCATCCACGACCAGTTGCAGCGCTTCGGTTTTGGTGAGTTGACCGGCATTGACATTTTCGGCGAGGTGCGCGGCCTGCTGCCATCCACGGCCTGGAAGCGCAAAGCCTACAAAAAGCCGGAACAGCAAAAGTGGTACGCCGGTGAAACCATCTCGCTGGGCATCGGCCAGGGCTACAACAACTTCACCATGCTGCAATTGGCCTCGGCGGTCGGCACGCTGGCCAACAATGGTGTCAAGATGAAGCCGCACCTGGTGAAAGAGGTGATGGACATCATCACGCACGCGCCGACCACCACCGAGCACGAATCGGTGGGTGAAGTGATCGCCAAAGCGGCCAACATTGCGGTCATCAAGCACGCCATGGTCGGGGTGAACCTGGAGGGCACCTCATCGGCCAGCTTCCGCGGCGCGCCCTACACCAGCGGCGGCAAGACCGGCACGGCGCAGGTGGTGCAGATCAAGGCCAACGAAAAGTACGTCGCCTCCAAGATGGAGGAGCGCTTTCGCGACCACGCCCTGTTCACCGCCTTCGCGCCGGCTGAAGACCCCAAAATTGCCCTGGCCATCATCGTGGAAAACGCCGGATTTGGCGCCAAATACTCGGCCCCGATTGCGCGCCGGGTGATTGATTACTGGCTGCTCAACCAGTACCCGAGCCTGGAAGACATTGAGGCGGTGAAAAAAGGCATGGCACCGGCACCGATTGGCAAACCGCGCACGGTGGCAGAGCTGCCCTGGCCGCCGGGTGCACCGGTGGCGCCTGTGGCACCGGCTAGCGCCGCCAGCGCGCCGGCAAAAACGGCGAGTGCGGCATCACCTGGCCGTTAA